In Desulfoferula mesophila, the genomic window GGACGCCGAGGGCAGGCTCATCGACTACCGCCTGGAGCGCAGCCTATTGAAGGTGCACAAGCGCCTGACCTACGACGAGGCCGACGGCATGCTGGAAAGCGATGCCCGCCTGGCCGGGCTGCACGCCATATGCCACGCCCTGCGCCGGCGCCGGGGCGAGGCGGGGGCCTACTTTTTGCCCCTGCCCGAGGTGCTGGTGGGGGTGGACCCGGCCACCAAGGAGGTCTGGGTGCGCCGGGTGGACCGCAACGGGCCCAGCCGGGAAATGGTGGCCGAGACCGCCATCCTGGGCAACTGGCTCTTCGCCCTGTTCCTGGCCGATTCGGGAGCCCCCGCCTTGTTCCGCACCCAGGCCAAGCCCTCGGAGCCCATCGAGGAGCGCGATCCCAGCGACGTGTACCACCACTTCAAGCAGCGTCGCCTGCTCAACCGGGTGGAGATAACCGCCAAGCCGGGCCTGCACTCCAGCCTGGGGGTGCACCCCTACACCCACGCCACCAGCCCCATCCGCCGCTATTTGGACCTGGTGATGCAGCGCCAGATCGGCAGCATCCTGTGCGGCGGCCCGCCGCTGTACAGCGCCAAAGAGTTGGAAGAGCTGGCCATGGAGGTGGGCCCCACGGTGCGCCGGGCCATGCGGGTGCGCCAGGTGCGCCAGCGCTACTGGCTCTTGCAGTGGCTGCGCCAGCGCCAGGACCAGCCCCAAACGGCGGTGGTCATGGAGCGCCAGATGCGCCGCTGGCAACTGCTGCTCACCGACATCATGATGCTGGTGAACATCCCCATCCGCGCCGGGCAGGAGCTTAGCCCCGGTCAAGAGGTGCAGGTGATGGTGGAGCGGGTGGACCCCTTTGACGACATCCTGCGGGTGAAGCTGGTCTGAAATTGGTTTAGCGCCGCCGCGCCTATTACCTTTAAGAGTTTTGAAAAAATGAATGGGAGGCGATCCCCGCCTGGGCAACAGGCCCCAGCGCCTCTTGCACTGGCCTAGCTTTCGAACTGAGGCCCCCGATAACCAGGCAAGCCTCTCCGACCCAGCCTTCTCAGCAAGGCGGCGAGGCGACAGGTGGCCGGGGCGACGCGCCAGCCAACCCGCCTTTTCATTTTTTCCAGACTCTTTGCCCGGGAACGATCACAACGGGCCCGCCGGTCGCGGCACAACGGTGGACGACGACCGGGGACTTAAGCGCCACATTGACTTATAGCGAGGTCTGAGCGCCGCCGACAACGCCGCCCAAGGAGGCCTGGCGAAGCCGCCCCCTACTCCCCCATCTGGTTGCGCTTGCCGCTTAGATGCTCGATCTCCACACAGATCACGGCCAGGCCCTGGACCTTTTCGGGAGGGAAATCCATCTCGCCTTCATAGCCGCATTGGCGGGCGATGGCCGCCAGACCGGCCACCTTGGCCTCCAGATCTTCCACCAGGGTGGCCCGGCCCAGGCCCACCACGCTGCGGTAGCGGGTGTCCCATTTGCAGGGGTTGGGCCCGCTCATCAACTCCACCGACTCCATGACCGTGAAGCTGACCTTGGGGTTGGCGGCCAATATCTCCATCTTCAGGCCCTTGGGCCCGGTGTGCATGTAGACCTTGCCCTCCAGGCAGCCGTAGTTCATGGGCACCACGTAGGGCTGGTCGCCCTGGGCCAGGGCCAGGCAAAGGATGTTGCCGCGCTCCAGGATGGCTTGGGCCTCTTCGTTGATTTGCTTCTGGGTCTTGCGCAGGGGCCGCTGCATGGTCAGGTCTCCTCGATGGTTTGGGCAATCACCATTTGCCAGGCAGGGGCCTGGGACTGCCAAGTGAAGTTTTGGGCCAGGGGCCGGTAATCCTCTTGCCGCGTGGCCTCGGGCTCTTGGGCCAGGTCAACCAGCCTCGCGCCCAACTCGCCCGGCGGATAGCGGAAACGGGCCGGGTAGAGCTGGGGATAGACCAGGGCGTCCGGCAGCAGGGGGCGACACCCAGCCCACACCGCTTCGGCCACGCTAATACCAAAATACTCTTGCCGGGCGGTGGAGACCACCACGTCGGCCCAGAAAAGCCATTTCCAATACAGGTTTCTGGCCTGGGCGTGCCCCCATTGCACAATGTGTCGCGTCAGGGCCTCTCGGGCCCGGGCGAACACCGCCGGAGGCTGGGCCGGGGCCGGGCCCAGCACCGCCACCTGGAACTCCAGGCCCTGGGCGGCCAACTCCTCCAGGGCGGCGAAAAACTCCTCCGGCGCCTTGTCCTGGGCCCAGCGGTGGTTCCACAGGATGCGCAGCGGACCCCGGCGGGGCTGGCGGGTCTGGCTCGTGGCCTCGCCGGGGTCGATGGGCATGGGCAGGATCTGGCTCTTGGCGGCGATGGCCTGGGGCAGGCCCAGGGGGCGCATGTCCGGCAGGCGGCCCACCAGCTCCCGGGCCGCGCCCAGGAACTCGTCGCGATGAAAGCGGGAGTTGAACACCACCCGCCGGGCGGCCAGGGCGCTGGTCAGGTTGCTGAAGGCCAGGTACAGGTCGCGCTCACGCAGGTTCTTCTCGGCCCGGCCCGGAGCGGGATAGGCCAGCTGGTTTTCATGGAACACCACCAGGGCGGGCACGGCGGCCAGGCTGGGAACCAGGCCCCTGAGTTCGGCCAGGCCCAGCATGTCCGAGGCCACCAGGCCGTCCCAGGGCCGGGCCAGCAACTCGGCCGCCTGATCGGCCAGAAAGGCCGCCGCCCCCCGCATGCGCCAGCGCCAGTGGCGCCCGGGCAGGCCCAGCAGGCTCCAGCGGGCCGGGACATGCTGCATCAGGCCCTGGGCAAAGGCGGCGTGGGAGGCGGTGAGGTAGGGCTCCACCAACAAAAGACGCGGGCCGCTGGAGCCCGCGTCTTGCCTGATCAGGTCGGAGGCCACGGATCAGCGGATGACGCTCTTGGGCTTGTAGTAGCCGGCGGGCACGCTGGTGCAGGGGGCCACCAGGGAGCCCCGGCCCAGCACGGTGCCGGGGTTGGTCACCGAGTTGCAGCCGGTCTGCGCCCCGTCGCCCATGATGGCCCCGAACTTGCGCCGGGCCACGTGGTACACCGAGTCCCCCGCCTTGAGGTGATAGGGGCGCTCCAGAATCTTCAGGTTGGCCAGCTTGGTGCCTGCGCCCAGGTTCACGTTGCGGCCCAGGATGGAGTCTCCCAGGTAGGCAAAGTGCCCCGCCTTGGCCCCGTCCATCATGATGGAGCTTTTCATCTCCGTGGTGTGGCCCACCACGCAACCCACCCCCACCAGGCAACTGCCGCGCAAGTAGGCCCCCTGGCGCACCTCGGTGCCCGGCCCGATGTAGGTGGGGCCCTTGAACAGGGCGCCCGGCTCCACCACCGCGCCGGGGGCTATGTGCACCTGGTCGTCCAGGAAGACGGCCCCGGCGTAGACCACCGCCGCGTCGGTGACCTCCTGGCCGTTTAAGAACACGCGCATCTCGCCCTTGGTGGGGTCGCCGCCCAGGAGCTTGTAGTCGCAGTCGAACACCCGGCCCCGGTGCAGCACCACGG contains:
- a CDS encoding pyridoxamine 5'-phosphate oxidase family protein, producing MQRPLRKTQKQINEEAQAILERGNILCLALAQGDQPYVVPMNYGCLEGKVYMHTGPKGLKMEILAANPKVSFTVMESVELMSGPNPCKWDTRYRSVVGLGRATLVEDLEAKVAGLAAIARQCGYEGEMDFPPEKVQGLAVICVEIEHLSGKRNQMGE
- a CDS encoding tRNA-queuosine alpha-mannosyltransferase domain-containing protein — encoded protein: MASDLIRQDAGSSGPRLLLVEPYLTASHAAFAQGLMQHVPARWSLLGLPGRHWRWRMRGAAAFLADQAAELLARPWDGLVASDMLGLAELRGLVPSLAAVPALVVFHENQLAYPAPGRAEKNLRERDLYLAFSNLTSALAARRVVFNSRFHRDEFLGAARELVGRLPDMRPLGLPQAIAAKSQILPMPIDPGEATSQTRQPRRGPLRILWNHRWAQDKAPEEFFAALEELAAQGLEFQVAVLGPAPAQPPAVFARAREALTRHIVQWGHAQARNLYWKWLFWADVVVSTARQEYFGISVAEAVWAGCRPLLPDALVYPQLYPARFRYPPGELGARLVDLAQEPEATRQEDYRPLAQNFTWQSQAPAWQMVIAQTIEET